In Thermocrinis minervae, a single genomic region encodes these proteins:
- a CDS encoding radical SAM protein, with product MQEALELIQQLKLAGVRFVILSGGEPLLREDIFSVAKALKTEGIHTNLFINGLLVREFIMGISVDGTQEVHDLFRVRKSSFKESLDSIRLCLSEGIRVGLRFTLSEGTKSSLPFIFDQRSTYLTSCTPEEKNFPL from the coding sequence TTGCAGGAAGCTCTAGAGCTTATCCAACAACTGAAGCTCGCAGGAGTTAGGTTTGTCATACTCTCTGGTGGTGAACCCTTACTCAGGGAAGACATCTTTTCCGTAGCAAAGGCATTAAAGACTGAAGGAATACACACTAACCTTTTCATCAACGGCCTTCTGGTAAGGGAGTTTATAATGGGAATAAGCGTAGACGGAACTCAAGAGGTACATGACCTCTTTAGAGTTAGGAAGAGCTCCTTTAAAGAATCGTTAGACTCTATAAGGCTGTGTCTTTCGGAGGGTATAAGGGTCGGTTTGAGGTTTACCCTCTCTGAGGGCACCAAGAGTTCTTTACCCTTCATCTTTGACCAAAGGTCTACGTATCTCACCTCGTGTACGCCGGAAGAGAAAAACTTTCCTCTCTAG
- a CDS encoding V4R domain-containing protein, which yields MGKRICHFEVGFVAGLLETHLNKRVKAYESKCNANGEGICQVVVELGND from the coding sequence ATAGGTAAGAGGATCTGTCACTTTGAGGTGGGTTTCGTAGCTGGTCTCTTGGAAACTCACCTAAACAAAAGGGTCAAGGCTTATGAGAGCAAGTGTAACGCGAACGGTGAGGGAATATGCCAGGTGGTTGTGGAACTTGGGAATGATTAG
- a CDS encoding RrF2 family transcriptional regulator, which yields MIYSETVKYALLALSYLALNKDRLVKVEEVAEAQRIPKPFLSKIFHKLARERVLKSFRGPTGGFTLAVDPQNITILDVIRFLDEEYKLDYCALRPGRCEEWETFPCAVHDKWTHLRNEIMKYLSTTTIAELAQVEEKHRKNATLSL from the coding sequence ATGATTTACTCAGAAACTGTTAAGTATGCACTGCTGGCCTTGTCGTATTTGGCGCTCAACAAGGATAGGCTCGTGAAGGTGGAGGAGGTAGCAGAGGCTCAGAGGATCCCAAAGCCCTTTCTGTCTAAGATATTCCATAAGCTGGCCAGAGAGCGTGTGCTCAAGTCTTTCAGGGGACCCACTGGTGGTTTTACCTTAGCTGTAGATCCGCAGAACATAACCATACTGGATGTCATAAGGTTTCTTGACGAAGAGTATAAGTTAGACTACTGCGCATTAAGACCCGGGAGGTGTGAGGAGTGGGAAACGTTCCCGTGCGCGGTGCACGACAAGTGGACTCATCTGAGGAATGAGATAATGAAGTACTTGAGTACAACGACCATAGCGGAGCTTGCACAGGTAGAAGAGAAGCACAGAAAGAATGCTACCTTATCACTATAA
- the yihA gene encoding ribosome biogenesis GTP-binding protein YihA/YsxC, producing the protein MRDLPTDLPHVVFVGRSNVGKSSLINMIFGRNVARVSKEPGRTRNIYLYPFEEKIYVVDVPGYGYAKVSRSMLQEWKKMMEEYFKRYKEIIKIVFVLVDCVVGLTELDLQMLEYLNHMGIKRMIILTKCDKASQKELSRVKFELQRIGVEYVVTSAKEGIGKKEIIKLML; encoded by the coding sequence ATGAGGGACTTGCCTACTGATCTGCCTCACGTGGTGTTTGTGGGAAGGTCTAACGTAGGTAAGTCTTCTCTCATAAACATGATATTTGGCCGTAATGTGGCCAGGGTTAGCAAAGAGCCAGGAAGGACGAGGAACATATACCTATACCCTTTTGAAGAAAAGATCTACGTAGTGGATGTTCCAGGGTACGGTTACGCCAAAGTATCCAGAAGCATGCTTCAAGAGTGGAAGAAGATGATGGAAGAATACTTTAAGAGGTACAAGGAAATCATAAAGATAGTCTTTGTTCTTGTGGATTGTGTTGTGGGTCTTACAGAGCTTGACCTTCAGATGTTAGAGTACCTAAATCATATGGGTATCAAAAGGATGATAATACTTACCAAATGCGACAAAGCATCCCAAAAAGAGCTATCAAGAGTAAAATTTGAGCTTCAAAGAATAGGCGTAGAGTATGTAGTCACTTCTGCAAAAGAAGGTATAGGAAAAAAGGAGATAATAAAACTTATGCTATGA
- a CDS encoding lipoyl synthase, which produces MKPKVKAPSSEITGHVINILKKYSLNTVCEESLCPNISECFSMGHATFLILGKVCTRACKFCHVATGRPYPPDPSEPYRLFLAVKELGLEYVVITSVDRDDLQDYGASHFKRCVDFLKSRLEVYVEVLTPDFMGDVNALHTVASSRADILSHNIETVRRLHRLIRPKGDYDRSLEVLRFYSTYGKPVKSAIMLGLGETRDDLLWTFEDLRKVGVEHLVIGQYLRPSYKQMPVVKHYMLEEFKEIEECARSFGFKEIFAHPLARSSYVRGLK; this is translated from the coding sequence ATGAAACCAAAGGTTAAGGCACCTTCTTCGGAGATTACAGGACATGTGATAAACATACTGAAGAAATATTCTCTAAACACCGTCTGCGAAGAGTCCTTATGTCCTAATATCTCTGAGTGCTTCTCGATGGGTCATGCCACCTTTCTAATACTGGGGAAGGTATGTACTAGGGCGTGTAAGTTCTGTCATGTGGCAACAGGAAGACCGTACCCACCCGACCCTTCAGAACCCTACAGATTATTCCTGGCCGTGAAGGAACTCGGGCTAGAGTATGTGGTTATAACCTCTGTGGACAGGGATGATCTTCAAGACTACGGAGCTTCGCACTTTAAGAGGTGTGTGGACTTTCTGAAAAGCAGGCTTGAAGTCTATGTGGAGGTCTTAACGCCAGACTTTATGGGGGATGTGAATGCCCTTCACACGGTGGCAAGCTCTAGAGCAGACATACTTTCCCATAACATAGAGACGGTAAGGAGGCTACACAGGCTTATAAGACCTAAGGGGGATTACGACAGAAGCCTTGAAGTCCTTAGGTTTTACTCTACCTATGGAAAGCCTGTGAAGTCTGCCATCATGCTTGGGCTCGGTGAGACGAGGGATGACCTACTTTGGACCTTTGAAGACCTAAGGAAGGTAGGCGTTGAACATCTCGTTATAGGACAGTACCTTAGACCTTCTTACAAGCAGATGCCAGTAGTAAAACATTACATGCTTGAAGAGTTCAAAGAGATAGAAGAGTGTGCCAGGTCCTTCGGCTTTAAGGAAATCTTTGCGCATCCTCTTGCCAGATCTTCCTATGTGAGGGGTTTAAAATAA
- a CDS encoding homoserine dehydrogenase — MVVRVGIVGCGTVGTGVVRLILENSHLIQQRTGIRLELSKVADRDWEREREIEVPHHLRTTDYREVLENSDIVVELVGGKTFAKQLILEALKSGKHVVTANKHLLAEDGKEILQEAQDRGLFLGFEASVGGGIPIVKVLRESLSSNRIKSIQGILNGTTNFILTKMLEEEENFEEALNQAKALGYAEADPTLDVDGWDSAHKIAILSMLAYGFYVPFEEVHVEGIRNVELLDVELGKELGYTLKLLAIAKRVDSQVEVRVHPTFIPSDNPLAKVSDVYNAVLLEGDFVSKVMLYGKGAGSHPTATSVLSDILDAVKFMACKEGHPQRFFWSSEKLEINKNFYSRYYLRFDVPDRPGVLASVARVLADYNISIASVLQKEKVCHLSGREGQPIIPLVILTHKAYEKDMKRALEDIVKLPVVEGNPVLIRVEEEVY, encoded by the coding sequence ATGGTTGTAAGGGTAGGAATAGTTGGATGTGGTACTGTAGGAACGGGCGTAGTGAGGCTTATCCTTGAAAACTCCCACTTGATACAGCAGAGGACAGGCATAAGGTTAGAGCTTTCAAAGGTTGCCGACAGGGATTGGGAAAGGGAAAGGGAGATTGAAGTACCTCACCATCTTAGGACCACAGACTACAGGGAAGTTTTGGAAAACTCAGACATAGTGGTGGAGTTGGTAGGTGGCAAGACATTCGCCAAGCAACTCATACTGGAGGCTCTGAAATCTGGTAAGCATGTAGTGACTGCTAACAAACATCTTCTTGCTGAGGATGGGAAGGAGATACTCCAAGAAGCTCAAGATAGGGGGCTTTTCTTGGGCTTTGAAGCCTCAGTAGGGGGTGGTATTCCTATAGTGAAGGTCCTAAGGGAAAGCTTGTCTTCTAATAGGATAAAGAGCATACAGGGTATATTGAACGGTACCACCAACTTCATACTTACCAAGATGTTGGAAGAGGAGGAGAATTTTGAAGAGGCCTTAAACCAAGCCAAGGCCTTGGGCTACGCAGAGGCAGATCCAACTCTTGACGTGGATGGATGGGACTCAGCTCACAAGATAGCCATACTGTCTATGCTTGCCTACGGCTTTTATGTACCCTTTGAAGAGGTACATGTGGAAGGTATCAGAAATGTAGAGCTCTTGGACGTGGAGCTGGGTAAAGAGCTGGGCTACACTCTAAAGCTCCTGGCCATAGCAAAGAGAGTAGATTCTCAGGTGGAGGTAAGGGTCCATCCTACCTTCATACCTTCAGACAACCCACTGGCAAAAGTTTCCGACGTATACAACGCTGTTCTTCTAGAAGGTGATTTTGTAAGCAAGGTAATGCTTTATGGTAAGGGTGCTGGTTCTCATCCTACAGCCACCTCAGTCCTTTCAGACATACTGGATGCGGTGAAGTTCATGGCTTGCAAAGAAGGGCATCCTCAGAGATTCTTCTGGTCTTCGGAAAAGCTGGAGATAAACAAGAACTTTTACAGCAGGTATTACCTTAGGTTTGACGTCCCGGACAGGCCGGGAGTACTGGCAAGCGTGGCCAGAGTCCTCGCTGACTACAACATAAGCATAGCCTCCGTGCTCCAAAAGGAAAAGGTGTGCCATCTTTCAGGAAGAGAAGGACAACCCATCATACCCCTGGTCATACTCACCCACAAGGCGTACGAAAAGGATATGAAAAGAGCTCTTGAAGACATAGTAAAGCTGCCTGTGGTGGAGGGTAACCCTGTACTCATACGTGTTGAAGAGGAGGTATACTGA
- the rpe gene encoding ribulose-phosphate 3-epimerase, which translates to MVKLLAPSILSADFWRLGEQVQACIEGGADILHFDVMDGHFVPNITFGPVLLESIRKHSQIPLDVHLMIENAEKYIPEFVKAGANMISVHVENNYHLHRVVELIKSLGCKAGVAINPGTSLKVLEEILHYVDYVLVMSVNPGFGGQRFIDRSLQRIRELKVMIEEINPQVLIEVDGGIKEGNITQVVQAGADILVVGSGIFAAQDVKAQAKKLKDLIVSSVVV; encoded by the coding sequence ATGGTTAAGCTTTTAGCTCCATCCATTCTTTCAGCGGACTTCTGGCGCTTGGGAGAACAGGTTCAGGCTTGCATAGAGGGAGGAGCTGACATACTACACTTTGACGTCATGGATGGACACTTTGTACCAAACATTACCTTTGGCCCTGTACTTCTTGAAAGTATAAGGAAGCACTCCCAAATACCACTAGACGTGCACTTGATGATAGAGAACGCTGAGAAGTATATACCAGAGTTTGTGAAGGCTGGAGCCAACATGATAAGCGTGCATGTAGAGAACAACTACCATCTTCATAGGGTAGTAGAGCTCATAAAGAGCCTTGGCTGTAAGGCAGGAGTGGCCATAAACCCAGGGACATCTCTGAAGGTCCTGGAGGAGATACTCCACTACGTGGACTATGTGCTAGTCATGTCTGTCAACCCAGGCTTTGGTGGTCAGAGGTTCATAGACAGGTCCTTGCAGAGGATAAGGGAACTCAAAGTCATGATAGAGGAAATAAACCCTCAGGTGCTTATAGAGGTGGACGGTGGAATAAAGGAGGGAAACATAACTCAAGTAGTCCAAGCAGGTGCCGACATACTCGTGGTAGGATCGGGTATCTTTGCTGCCCAAGATGTTAAAGCGCAAGCCAAAAAGCTAAAGGACCTTATTGTCTCTTCAGTGGTAGTGTAA
- a CDS encoding LPS-assembly protein LptD, with the protein MLILILLTALSLCFSLEVYSDRLDRLPDGKLEAQGNVEIHYRDYYIKSDYALYDPESKDVYLKGNVYVKSQDGRFETTGEEGYINEEKGVGYFLKAEGRYEKFYFQAKRIDKEGDTYYVQEGSITTCPPNKKEMNLCLFRARVDQKYVFSFSNTLRLFNLPIAYSPLAAFPVGERRSGLLPPLIGSNSYNTFIYQQPIYWAISRDKDLTLTLDLRDKQAKGLSLEYRQAFLTSNDFTLDMSLYKEPTPPGKWWEGRNLSAFKENRYRISSQLSLGNLRLGIDTASDPYFLEDIYIHTKERTIPYLTSYLSYKKDWDSFLLIVDAFRFYDTTNPNNRQTIQRLPEISLYYKQRSLFSTLSIDSYLGYTNFYREEGLRSQRVAFMPELSLQKDLFGRTFLSTLTLENIYYFGVNQEGYKKSITSVRFTERVPFFFDFSLKRFDFKNFLELSYSFRPKGYNNPRFDSLDNMDKENALKFSFKNFSYAFGRQFLNLYLEGGYNTLGSFTYNGQKVKGRFFPLHAVLAFTPLDNFIIGSDTYYNFQDSKILSTSTYTSLSYKDYKATLGLVQNRDYYGNTLTNQWNASFEAQRDNLRIVYSMIHDIKTSKDLYRQLNLDYRGACWNFGVMLRDTYDGNRGKYIKEVFLTFNIFDLQRFTLPLKRQ; encoded by the coding sequence ACTGGATAGGTTACCAGACGGTAAGCTTGAAGCACAGGGAAACGTGGAGATACACTACAGGGACTACTACATAAAGTCCGACTACGCCCTCTACGACCCAGAGTCCAAGGATGTATACCTAAAGGGGAACGTGTACGTAAAATCACAGGACGGGAGGTTTGAAACCACAGGAGAAGAAGGTTACATAAACGAAGAAAAAGGTGTAGGTTACTTTCTAAAGGCGGAAGGAAGGTACGAAAAGTTTTACTTTCAAGCAAAAAGGATAGACAAGGAAGGAGACACCTACTACGTGCAGGAGGGAAGCATAACCACATGTCCGCCAAACAAGAAGGAAATGAACCTTTGTTTATTCAGGGCAAGGGTAGATCAAAAGTACGTCTTTAGCTTCTCAAACACTCTAAGGCTCTTTAATCTACCCATAGCTTACAGTCCATTAGCAGCCTTCCCAGTTGGAGAAAGGCGTTCTGGACTTTTACCACCCCTTATAGGCTCAAACAGCTACAACACTTTCATATACCAGCAGCCCATATACTGGGCCATATCAAGGGATAAAGACCTGACCCTTACCTTAGACTTAAGAGACAAGCAGGCAAAGGGTCTGAGCTTAGAGTACAGGCAAGCCTTTTTGACCAGCAACGATTTTACCCTTGATATGTCCTTATATAAGGAGCCAACACCACCAGGCAAGTGGTGGGAAGGTAGAAACCTATCCGCTTTTAAAGAAAACAGGTACAGGATCTCATCCCAGCTTTCTCTCGGGAACCTAAGGCTGGGCATAGACACAGCCTCAGATCCATACTTCCTAGAGGACATATATATCCACACGAAGGAAAGAACTATACCATACCTTACTTCTTATCTCAGCTACAAGAAAGACTGGGACAGCTTCCTGCTTATAGTAGATGCCTTTAGGTTTTACGACACTACGAACCCCAACAACCGTCAGACTATTCAGAGGCTTCCAGAGATATCCCTATACTACAAGCAAAGGTCACTTTTTAGCACCCTTAGTATAGACTCGTACCTCGGCTACACCAACTTCTACAGGGAAGAAGGTCTAAGATCACAAAGGGTAGCCTTCATGCCAGAGCTTTCCCTGCAGAAAGACCTCTTTGGGAGGACTTTCCTTTCCACACTAACCCTAGAAAACATATACTACTTTGGAGTAAACCAAGAAGGATACAAGAAATCCATAACAAGCGTAAGATTTACAGAGAGAGTTCCTTTTTTCTTTGACTTTAGCCTTAAAAGGTTTGACTTTAAGAACTTCCTTGAGCTTTCTTACTCCTTCAGACCCAAGGGTTATAACAACCCAAGGTTTGACAGCCTGGACAACATGGACAAAGAGAACGCCCTTAAGTTCTCCTTCAAGAACTTTTCTTATGCCTTTGGAAGGCAGTTTTTGAACCTTTATTTAGAAGGTGGTTACAACACACTAGGGAGCTTCACCTACAACGGTCAAAAGGTAAAGGGAAGGTTCTTTCCACTACATGCTGTACTGGCTTTTACTCCTCTGGACAACTTTATCATCGGATCTGACACTTACTACAACTTCCAGGATTCTAAGATTCTTAGCACATCCACCTACACAAGTCTTTCTTACAAAGACTACAAGGCTACATTGGGTCTTGTTCAAAACAGGGATTACTACGGTAACACCCTTACGAATCAGTGGAACGCTAGCTTTGAAGCTCAACGAGATAACCTCCGCATTGTCTACAGCATGATCCATGATATAAAAACATCAAAGGACCTTTACAGACAGCTGAACTTGGATTATAGAGGGGCCTGCTGGAACTTTGGAGTTATGCTAAGAGACACCTACGACGGTAACCGAGGAAAGTACATAAAAGAGGTGTTTTTAACCTTCAACATCTTTGACCTGCAGAGGTTTACACTACCACTGAAGAGACAATAA